The Neovison vison isolate M4711 chromosome 13, ASM_NN_V1, whole genome shotgun sequence genome includes a region encoding these proteins:
- the CIPC gene encoding CLOCK-interacting pacemaker — protein sequence MERKNPSRESPRRLSARLGKGTEMKKAARQHGMAVAESDKDSGFSDGSSECLSSAEQMESEDMLSALGWSREDRPRQNSKTAGSAFPALSPMVVMKNVLVKQGSSSSQLQSWTVQPSFEVISAQPQLLFLHPPVPSPVSPCHAGEKKSDSRNYLPILNSYTKIAPHPGKRGLSLSPEERGESGMQKKVCTERLGPSLSSSEPTKPGAVPLSPPAPAPPGAKLAEDSALQGVPSLVAGGSPQTLQPVSSSHVAKAPSLTFASPASPVCAADSTLHGFESSSPLSPLAASYSSPLWAAEHLCRSPELLAAEQRQSKHRRFQNTLVVLHKSGLLEITLKTKELIRQNQATQVELDQLKEQTQLFIEATKSRAPQAWAKLQASLASGSRHTGSELEAFSDHPDM from the exons ATGGAGAGGAAAAACCCGTCCAGGGAGAGCCCCAGAAGACTCTCGGCCAGACTGGGCAAAGGCACAGAGATGAAGAAGGCAGCTCGTCAACACGGCATGGCGGTTGCTGAGTCAGATAAGGACTCCGGATTTTCAG ATGGGAGCTCAGAGTGTCTGAGCTCTGCAGAGCAGATGGAGTCCGAGGACATGCTGAGTGCCTTAGGCTGGAGCCGGGAAGACAGGCCAAGGCAGAACTCCAAGACCGCAGGCAGTGCCTTCCCCGCGCTGTCCCCAATGGTCGTCATGAAGAATGTGCTGGTCAAACAG GGCAGCAGCTCCTCCCAGCTCCAGTCGTGGACCGTCCAGCCGTCCTTCGAAGTGATCTCCGCGCAGCCGCAGCTCCTGTTCCTCCATCCGCCGGTGCCGTCTCCCGTGAGCCCCTGCCACGCGGGCGAGAAGAAGTCGGACTCCAGGAACTACTTGCCCATTCTGAATTCTTACACCAAAATCGCCCCCCACCCAGGCAAAAGGGGCCTTTCCCTCAgcccagaagagagaggagaaagtgggATGCAGAAGAAAGTCTGTACCGAGAGACTTGGGCCGAGCTTGTCTTCCAGCGAGCCCACCAAGCCTGGCGCCGTGCCCCTCAGCCCCCCGGCGCCGGCACCCCCGGGCGCCAAGCTTGCGGAGGACTCCGCTCTGCAGGGCGTGCCCTCTCTGGTGGCAGGTGGCAGCCCGCAGACTCTTCAGCCGGTGTCCAGCAGCCACGTGGCTAAAGCCCCCAGCCTGACCTTTGCTTCCCCCGCCAGCCCGGTGTGCGCGGCAGACAGCACGCTGCACGGCTTCGAGAGCAGCTCCCCGCTGTCGCCGCTGGCCGCCAGCTACAGCTCGCCCCTGTGGGCCGCCGAGCACCTGTGCCGCAGCCCCGAGCTCTTGGCCGCCGAGCAGCGGCAGAGCAAGCACAGGCGCTTTCAGAATACCCTGGTCGTGCTGCACAAGTCCGGTCTGCTGGAGATCACGCTGAAAACCAAGGAGCTGATCCGGCAGAACCAGGCGACCCAGGTGGAGCTAGACCAGCTAAAGGAGCAGACCCAGCTGTTCATCGAGGCCACCAA